One window of the Shewanella khirikhana genome contains the following:
- a CDS encoding endonuclease/exonuclease/phosphatase family protein produces the protein MPKAIKANSAAKLAGKSVKVAGDNHQASVPKLARVDIATLNLFNFLAPPAAAYEFDRIYSNEQWQKKCNWLRHCVSSLEADIIGFQEVFSVDALRELMAELGYPHFAVVDTPSCEDYVCRAPVVAIASRLPLAEVVAVEPDSKAVAAMGLGDDFRFGRRVLRATVSLNEWGMLDIYVLHFKSPRPLFEPEALSEMSAAPRLLAHRALGSFASRARRGFEAMLLYQALLQRRDETANPMLVMGDFNGGLDAAEFGGFWLEADAIHGNDRKEAGFGALSDDAFSRAIGHFALKDASVLFLESQLFDRLLFERQGGRHESEPLEALSWARRPTHYLGSRGSLLDHILLSQDFDGALAPARGRVCHFSVFDEHLRTPVYERDSESSDHAALVVGLELL, from the coding sequence TTGCCCAAAGCGATAAAAGCCAACTCAGCCGCCAAGCTCGCAGGCAAGTCTGTCAAGGTGGCCGGGGACAATCATCAAGCCTCTGTACCTAAGCTCGCCAGGGTGGATATTGCCACCCTGAACCTGTTTAACTTTCTCGCGCCCCCCGCAGCCGCCTACGAGTTCGATCGCATCTACAGCAACGAGCAGTGGCAGAAGAAATGCAACTGGCTGCGCCACTGCGTGTCTTCCCTTGAGGCCGATATCATCGGCTTTCAGGAGGTGTTCAGCGTGGACGCACTGCGGGAGTTAATGGCTGAGCTGGGTTATCCCCACTTTGCCGTAGTAGATACTCCAAGCTGTGAAGACTATGTTTGCCGCGCCCCTGTGGTCGCCATCGCCAGCCGCTTACCACTGGCAGAAGTGGTGGCGGTTGAGCCTGACTCCAAGGCGGTTGCTGCCATGGGCCTTGGCGATGATTTTCGCTTTGGCCGCAGGGTGCTCAGGGCCACCGTCAGCCTCAATGAATGGGGCATGCTGGATATCTATGTGCTGCACTTTAAATCTCCAAGGCCACTCTTTGAGCCCGAGGCCCTAAGTGAAATGAGCGCCGCGCCGAGGCTGCTCGCTCACCGGGCGCTTGGCAGCTTTGCCAGCCGTGCCCGCCGCGGCTTCGAGGCCATGCTCTTGTATCAGGCGCTATTGCAAAGGCGGGATGAAACCGCCAACCCCATGCTTGTTATGGGCGACTTTAACGGCGGTTTGGATGCCGCCGAGTTTGGCGGCTTTTGGCTGGAGGCCGATGCCATTCACGGTAACGATCGCAAAGAGGCGGGGTTCGGCGCCCTGAGCGACGATGCCTTTAGCCGCGCCATTGGCCACTTTGCCCTCAAGGATGCCTCTGTGCTGTTTCTGGAAAGCCAGCTGTTTGACCGGCTGTTGTTTGAAAGGCAGGGCGGCAGGCACGAGTCTGAGCCGCTGGAAGCTCTTAGCTGGGCGCGGCGCCCGACTCACTATCTTGGCTCCCGTGGCAGCCTGCTTGACCATATCCTGCTGAGTCAGGACTTCGATGGCGCACTGGCCCCCGCCCGAGGCCGGGTGTGCCACTTCTCGGTATTCGATGAGCACCTTCGAACCCCTGTGTATGAGCGCGACAGTGAAAGCTCGGATCATGCGGCCTTGGTGGTTGGGCTGGAGTTGCTATAG
- a CDS encoding alpha-hydroxy acid oxidase — MVQASTVDNMNASTARVATQPSGPIFSLADYEKASRHMIDEGVWHYIHGGAGDGITLARNRSAFDDIRLMPRVLAAGLPDMRCSLLESTLAAPILLAPLALQKLVHRDGELASVAAAMAQDCGFVLSTLTSSPMATVAHSAASASTKGATTPLWFQLYIQPDWQDTLSLIRRAEDLGFGALVITVDAPITGLRLAELRAGFSVPEHIQPVELAGMKAAPTSLEDLLAAAPGWHSIEAVCAATRLPVMLKGVLSPEDALKAKALGIAGVIVSNHGGRVLDGVPGTIECLPAVRAAVGPEMTVLLDGGVRRGSDIAKALCLGADAVLIGRPLMQALACEGALGVARMLKILKDELAMVMALLGAKRIKDLNRHCLWKQSCC, encoded by the coding sequence ATGGTTCAAGCAAGCACTGTAGATAACATGAATGCCAGCACAGCAAGGGTAGCCACCCAACCTTCGGGGCCTATTTTCAGCCTCGCAGATTATGAAAAGGCCTCCCGCCACATGATTGATGAGGGCGTTTGGCACTATATCCATGGTGGCGCCGGGGATGGCATCACCCTGGCGCGCAATCGAAGTGCCTTCGATGACATCAGGCTAATGCCCAGGGTGCTGGCAGCCGGGCTGCCGGATATGCGCTGCTCACTGCTGGAAAGTACCCTGGCGGCGCCCATATTACTGGCGCCACTGGCGCTGCAGAAGCTGGTGCACAGGGACGGCGAGCTGGCTTCAGTTGCCGCAGCCATGGCCCAGGACTGCGGCTTTGTGCTGTCGACCCTGACCAGCAGCCCCATGGCTACAGTAGCCCACAGCGCAGCGTCTGCAAGCACCAAAGGCGCGACTACGCCGCTGTGGTTTCAGTTGTATATACAGCCAGACTGGCAGGATACCTTAAGCCTTATCCGCCGCGCCGAGGACTTGGGCTTTGGCGCTCTGGTCATTACTGTGGATGCGCCCATTACCGGGCTCAGACTCGCCGAACTGAGGGCCGGATTCTCTGTGCCTGAGCATATTCAGCCGGTGGAGCTTGCCGGTATGAAGGCGGCGCCGACTTCACTTGAGGACTTGCTGGCTGCGGCGCCAGGCTGGCACAGCATTGAGGCGGTGTGCGCCGCTACCCGCTTGCCTGTAATGCTTAAGGGCGTGCTGAGCCCGGAAGATGCGCTAAAGGCCAAGGCACTCGGCATTGCCGGAGTGATAGTGTCCAACCATGGCGGCCGGGTGCTCGATGGTGTGCCCGGGACTATCGAGTGCCTCCCTGCGGTGCGCGCCGCCGTGGGGCCCGAGATGACAGTGCTGCTCGATGGCGGCGTTCGCCGTGGCAGCGATATCGCCAAGGCGCTGTGCCTCGGCGCCGATGCGGTGCTGATTGGCAGGCCGCTGATGCAGGCGCTCGCCTGTGAAGGTGCGCTCGGGGTGGCGCGAATGCTTAAGATCCTTAAAGACGAGCTTGCCATGGTGATGGCGCTGCTGGGGGCCAAACGCATTAAAGATCTGAACCGTCATTGTTTATGGAAGCAAAGCTGCTGCTAA
- a CDS encoding tetratricopeptide repeat protein has translation MKIKKILSFLLCVSLATAVLSSWAQAAEAPLERVTVSINPPAVVFSLQSAFATEPRLAPSEQGLAERLKPLLAGARWNDAATLLSGDRAGRSAALLLVEGQVLLAQGRYGDALKVLELALNAQSDMPKAHRSVALAALKAGQADAARKHLVKAISLGAQDAQLFGQLAYLNLSAGAPFGAISGYQQALLLEPDERQWQEGLLHALMSARQNEAALALAEDLLIKRPKDPELWLLRAQLALQTDDEPQALASLEQAIALGEKRADNLMLAARVHLRQGSSERGGELIGRALGAGARFKNASSAIDWLIARGEYRAAELALKKAPANLSGAEQAKLFAARGAIARAKGNDTAARELLEKALKSAPDNGELLLGLAELYAAKGEAARAELYFVRAAALNGVRERALIGHAQLAIAAADWRKAADLLAQALKQNPARRDLVDNLAQLERLMARG, from the coding sequence ATGAAAATCAAAAAAATACTTTCTTTTTTGCTGTGTGTGTCTCTGGCGACGGCCGTTCTATCTTCATGGGCGCAGGCAGCAGAAGCGCCGCTGGAGCGCGTCACTGTCAGCATCAACCCTCCGGCTGTGGTGTTCAGTCTGCAATCCGCGTTTGCCACAGAGCCAAGGCTTGCTCCAAGCGAGCAAGGGCTGGCAGAGCGGTTAAAGCCACTGCTGGCGGGGGCGCGCTGGAATGATGCCGCCACGCTGCTCTCAGGCGATCGCGCTGGCCGCAGCGCCGCACTGCTTTTGGTGGAAGGTCAGGTACTGCTGGCCCAAGGTCGCTATGGTGATGCACTGAAGGTGCTGGAGCTGGCGCTTAACGCCCAAAGCGATATGCCAAAGGCCCATCGCAGCGTGGCGCTGGCGGCACTTAAGGCCGGGCAAGCGGATGCCGCCCGCAAACATCTGGTGAAGGCCATTTCCCTGGGGGCGCAGGATGCCCAGCTCTTTGGTCAGCTTGCTTATTTGAATCTGTCTGCCGGGGCGCCCTTTGGTGCCATCAGCGGTTATCAGCAGGCGCTGCTTCTGGAGCCCGATGAACGCCAGTGGCAGGAAGGCTTGCTGCATGCGCTGATGAGCGCCCGCCAGAATGAGGCGGCGCTGGCGCTGGCAGAGGATCTGCTTATCAAGCGGCCGAAAGATCCTGAGCTTTGGCTGTTAAGGGCGCAGCTGGCGCTGCAAACCGATGATGAGCCTCAGGCGCTGGCGAGTCTGGAGCAGGCCATCGCCTTGGGCGAGAAGCGTGCCGACAACCTGATGCTCGCCGCCAGGGTGCATCTGCGTCAGGGCAGCAGTGAGCGCGGCGGTGAGCTGATTGGCCGGGCCCTCGGTGCCGGGGCGCGTTTTAAGAATGCATCTTCTGCCATCGACTGGTTAATCGCCCGCGGGGAATACAGGGCCGCCGAGCTGGCGTTAAAGAAGGCGCCAGCCAATTTGTCCGGCGCCGAGCAGGCAAAGCTGTTTGCCGCCCGTGGCGCCATTGCCAGGGCCAAGGGGAACGATACTGCGGCCAGAGAGCTTTTGGAAAAGGCGCTTAAGTCGGCACCGGACAACGGCGAGCTGCTCCTCGGGCTGGCCGAGCTTTACGCTGCCAAGGGCGAGGCTGCCCGGGCCGAACTGTATTTTGTGCGCGCCGCCGCCCTTAACGGCGTTCGTGAGCGCGCCCTGATTGGTCATGCTCAGCTTGCCATTGCCGCCGCCGATTGGCGCAAGGCGGCGGATTTGCTCGCACAGGCGCTGAAACAGAATCCGGCGCGGCGGGATCTGGTGGACAATCTGGCCCAGCTCGAGCGGCTGATGGCGAGGGGCTGA
- a CDS encoding energy transducer TonB, with protein sequence MKKAKQHLLGTLGAMVLMGLGLSVLILGQRLVPEMNNTLMVREVTTVALPPPPPPQSVPPTPVATPLAVSVQGQGAALELSLELPEPQPMSLTAPEVHIALSQDWQADLSVDWEAFGLEELDGLPQLLTQVKTAFPAALARKGVNKAVVRLDVFIDESGKPTLVAVADNPHPELQDAINKLVKGSRFSAPTRGGAAVKARFIWPVEFKKS encoded by the coding sequence ATGAAAAAAGCAAAACAGCACCTGCTTGGCACCCTCGGCGCCATGGTGCTGATGGGGCTCGGGCTGTCGGTGCTTATTTTAGGGCAAAGGCTGGTGCCGGAGATGAATAACACCCTGATGGTGCGGGAAGTCACGACCGTGGCCTTGCCGCCGCCACCGCCTCCTCAAAGCGTGCCGCCGACACCGGTGGCCACGCCGCTGGCGGTGTCGGTGCAGGGGCAGGGCGCGGCGCTGGAGCTGAGTCTGGAGTTGCCCGAGCCTCAACCCATGTCGCTCACCGCCCCCGAGGTGCACATTGCCCTCAGCCAGGATTGGCAGGCGGATCTGTCGGTGGACTGGGAAGCCTTCGGCCTTGAAGAACTCGATGGCCTGCCGCAGCTGCTGACCCAGGTCAAAACCGCCTTCCCGGCGGCGCTGGCCCGCAAAGGGGTGAATAAGGCTGTAGTGCGGCTGGATGTGTTTATCGACGAGTCGGGTAAACCCACCCTGGTGGCTGTGGCCGACAACCCCCACCCGGAATTGCAGGATGCCATCAACAAACTGGTTAAGGGCTCACGTTTCAGCGCGCCAACCCGGGGCGGCGCCGCGGTAAAGGCGCGATTTATCTGGCCGGTGGAATTTAAAAAGTCATGA
- a CDS encoding ExbD/TolR family protein, with amino-acid sequence MRANLQQRLEQQHQQHIDLSPLLDVVFILLIFFIVTTVFVKETGVEVDKPQALSAAKLERNLILLAITAGGEVVYDGNNIGTGGVRGTVAQLMASQPRAVVIQADKQVPTELLVKVLDEAKLAGAQQVSIATQP; translated from the coding sequence ATGCGCGCCAATCTTCAGCAGCGGCTTGAGCAGCAACATCAGCAGCATATCGACCTGTCGCCATTGCTGGATGTGGTGTTTATCCTGCTGATTTTCTTCATCGTTACCACGGTATTTGTGAAGGAAACCGGGGTCGAAGTCGACAAGCCCCAGGCACTGTCGGCGGCCAAGCTGGAGCGTAACCTTATCCTGCTGGCCATTACCGCAGGCGGCGAAGTGGTGTACGACGGCAACAATATCGGCACCGGCGGCGTGCGTGGCACCGTGGCGCAGCTGATGGCGAGTCAGCCAAGGGCCGTGGTGATTCAGGCCGATAAGCAGGTACCCACCGAGCTGCTGGTGAAGGTGCTGGATGAGGCCAAGCTTGCCGGTGCCCAGCAGGTCAGCATTGCCACCCAGCCCTGA
- a CDS encoding MotA/TolQ/ExbB proton channel family protein, which translates to MNTENLIVWCLLALGLWTYQRLLVQIMRLKSGESGCDGNWCETLERLVAALPLLGLLGTIVGLLDTFAAMARGEGLAGGMASGIADALWTTQLGLVLAVPGWLMLAYLKRLCLNRELYHARQSSAAA; encoded by the coding sequence ATGAATACCGAAAACCTGATTGTCTGGTGTTTGCTGGCCCTTGGTCTGTGGACCTATCAACGTCTGCTTGTACAGATAATGCGCCTTAAAAGCGGTGAAAGCGGCTGCGATGGCAACTGGTGTGAAACGCTGGAGCGACTGGTGGCGGCCCTGCCACTGCTGGGGCTCTTGGGCACTATTGTGGGGCTGCTGGATACCTTTGCTGCCATGGCAAGGGGCGAGGGGCTCGCCGGTGGCATGGCCTCGGGTATCGCCGATGCGCTCTGGACCACCCAGCTTGGGCTGGTGCTGGCGGTGCCGGGTTGGCTGATGCTGGCCTACCTCAAACGCTTGTGTCTGAACCGGGAGCTTTACCATGCGCGCCAATCTTCAGCAGCGGCTTGA